The proteins below come from a single Thalassotalea ponticola genomic window:
- the putA gene encoding bifunctional proline dehydrogenase/L-glutamate gamma-semialdehyde dehydrogenase PutA: MLFNGNLTTDDAIRQQIRDHYRANENDVLETLLPLAEVGAKARSRVWEKARQFVVQIRKDQVGKGGVDALLNEFSLSTEEGVVLMCLAEALLRVPDKETADRLIRDKLADGDWSSHIGNSDSIFVNASAWGLLFTGKLVTYTDQNKKDQFGLLKKMVGRLGEPVIRKAVRYAMQIMGTQFVMGHHIQGAIERAEKTEAKGYTYSYDMLGEGARTMDDADRYYNSYVNAIHAIGKAAKGRGPQKSPGISIKLSAIHPRYEFTHSERVFNELVPRLKELALLAKSYNIGFTVDAEEADRLDISLDVISSVFLDSDLDGWDGFGIALQAYQKRALYVVEWVRQQTLQAKRQMMVRLVKGAYWDSEIKIAQVEGLEDFPVFSRKPSTDVSYHACAKRLLSYRDTIYPQFATHNAYTVATIIEMAGNGQGFEFQRLHGMGESLYDQVVTGERIPCRVYAPVGEHSDLLAYLVRRLLENGANSSFVNNIVDDNIPVESLLYDPVEEVRSWADKYNPMIPQSIEIYGAERNNSKGIDLTNVDQITVMRDNLNQWFEQAQNCEAIPGGKAVINPANHDEIIGYLNHHSPEQMQDILASAHDAFADWSQTSVEHRAEILLKTADKLEEHFDELIAMCIKEAGKIPADGVAEVREAVDFCRYYAARAKELLNNGDLQARGVVLCISPWNFPLAIFLGQVAAAIVTGNTVVAKPAEQTSLIALRTIELMQQVGLPSDVVVPVIARGSLVGEHIVPDERIQAIMFTGSTNTGTWISQKLAERQGEPVPLIAETGGQNCMIVDSTALPEQVVDDVITSGFQSAGQRCSALRVLFLQDDIADKVITMIKGAMRELHVADPAMLSTDLGPVIDEKAFNTLHNHVAYLQDKATLHFECELPKVDHGHYFFAPRLYEISDLSVLKEEVFGPCVHVIRYKAEELDNVIEQINGTGFGLTMGIHTRIEEKSRYLAQQSRAGNVYVNRNMIGAVVGVQPFGGRGLSGTGPKAGGPMYLTRLVKSINPVSENHLTDEQKAKLESQFNDFSTSAWKIGAKLQNAKNDELKWRYTDLTVRVSIVRQLLAQLAESKLFKSHEAELEHVLDEARAQLTMIEKALAKPTTLPGPTGESNKLYLEPRGVVSVIRDQDTSFSYWLLAVVSALASGNNVIAMVDEQYLDEAQACETVLTELGLVTGIFQAVSLNHLPTVLDNSHLSGAVIASNSRLKQLINERLAARTGAILPLITADNNRTLFERLVTEKTITIDTTAAGGNASLMTMEIDE, encoded by the coding sequence ATGCTATTTAACGGAAACTTGACTACTGACGATGCAATCCGTCAGCAAATTCGTGATCATTATCGAGCAAACGAGAATGACGTTCTTGAAACCCTTTTACCTTTGGCCGAAGTTGGTGCAAAAGCGCGCTCTCGCGTGTGGGAAAAAGCACGTCAATTCGTCGTCCAAATTCGCAAGGACCAAGTGGGCAAAGGCGGTGTAGACGCCTTGTTAAACGAGTTTTCTTTATCAACAGAAGAAGGCGTTGTGTTAATGTGCCTTGCTGAAGCTTTACTACGTGTGCCTGATAAAGAAACCGCTGATCGATTAATTCGCGACAAACTTGCCGATGGCGATTGGAGTTCACACATTGGTAACTCAGACTCTATTTTCGTTAATGCCTCGGCATGGGGCCTGTTGTTTACCGGCAAGCTAGTTACCTATACTGATCAGAATAAAAAAGACCAGTTTGGCCTTCTGAAAAAAATGGTCGGTCGCTTAGGTGAACCGGTTATCCGTAAAGCAGTGCGCTACGCAATGCAAATCATGGGCACCCAATTCGTTATGGGTCATCACATTCAAGGTGCCATTGAACGCGCTGAAAAAACCGAAGCAAAGGGGTATACGTACTCTTATGACATGCTAGGTGAAGGCGCGCGCACCATGGACGATGCTGATCGCTATTACAATAGTTATGTCAATGCGATTCACGCCATTGGCAAAGCAGCCAAAGGTCGTGGCCCACAAAAAAGCCCAGGCATTTCAATAAAGCTGTCGGCTATTCACCCTCGTTATGAATTCACTCACAGTGAACGCGTATTTAATGAGTTAGTGCCACGCCTGAAAGAGCTTGCGCTATTAGCCAAGTCATACAATATCGGCTTCACCGTTGACGCCGAAGAAGCGGATCGCCTCGATATTTCGCTTGATGTCATCAGTAGCGTTTTCCTAGATAGCGACCTCGACGGCTGGGATGGTTTTGGTATCGCTTTACAAGCGTATCAAAAGCGTGCTTTATACGTTGTTGAATGGGTACGCCAACAAACTCTTCAAGCAAAGCGCCAAATGATGGTGCGTTTGGTTAAAGGGGCTTATTGGGACAGCGAAATAAAAATCGCCCAAGTTGAAGGCTTAGAAGACTTCCCTGTGTTCAGCCGTAAGCCATCAACAGACGTGTCTTATCACGCCTGTGCTAAACGCTTATTAAGCTATCGCGATACGATCTATCCGCAGTTTGCCACTCACAACGCCTACACCGTAGCCACCATCATTGAGATGGCCGGTAATGGTCAAGGTTTTGAATTCCAACGCTTACACGGTATGGGTGAGTCTTTGTATGACCAAGTGGTAACCGGTGAACGCATTCCTTGTCGTGTATACGCACCCGTTGGTGAGCACTCAGATCTATTAGCGTACTTAGTACGACGCCTATTGGAAAACGGTGCTAACAGCTCATTTGTTAACAACATCGTTGACGATAACATTCCAGTAGAGTCGTTACTGTACGACCCGGTAGAAGAAGTGCGCAGCTGGGCCGACAAATACAACCCAATGATCCCGCAATCGATCGAAATCTACGGTGCTGAGCGCAACAACTCAAAAGGTATCGATTTGACCAATGTGGATCAAATCACCGTAATGCGCGACAATTTAAACCAGTGGTTTGAACAAGCACAAAACTGTGAAGCGATTCCTGGTGGCAAGGCTGTCATTAACCCTGCTAACCACGATGAGATCATCGGTTACTTAAATCACCACTCGCCAGAGCAAATGCAGGATATTCTTGCCAGTGCACATGATGCGTTTGCAGATTGGTCGCAAACATCGGTTGAACACCGCGCAGAAATTTTGCTAAAAACCGCAGATAAGCTGGAAGAGCACTTTGACGAGCTAATCGCCATGTGTATCAAGGAAGCCGGAAAAATCCCTGCGGATGGTGTAGCTGAAGTTCGCGAAGCGGTCGATTTTTGTCGCTACTACGCAGCTCGAGCTAAAGAATTATTGAATAATGGCGATCTGCAGGCTCGAGGCGTCGTTCTGTGTATCAGTCCGTGGAACTTCCCATTAGCTATCTTCCTTGGCCAAGTTGCTGCTGCCATTGTCACCGGTAACACCGTAGTGGCTAAGCCGGCTGAACAAACTAGTTTAATTGCGCTGCGTACCATAGAGCTAATGCAACAAGTTGGTTTGCCAAGTGATGTAGTCGTACCGGTGATTGCTCGCGGTAGTCTTGTGGGCGAACACATTGTTCCGGATGAGCGTATCCAAGCGATTATGTTTACCGGCTCAACCAACACCGGTACCTGGATTTCACAAAAGCTTGCCGAGCGTCAGGGTGAGCCTGTACCGCTAATTGCGGAAACAGGTGGTCAAAACTGTATGATTGTTGACTCAACCGCACTACCTGAACAGGTTGTTGACGATGTAATCACCTCGGGCTTCCAGTCTGCAGGACAACGCTGTTCAGCACTTCGCGTGTTATTTTTGCAAGATGACATTGCCGACAAAGTCATCACCATGATCAAAGGCGCAATGCGCGAGTTACACGTTGCTGATCCGGCCATGTTAAGTACAGACCTAGGTCCTGTGATTGATGAGAAGGCGTTTAATACGCTTCACAACCACGTAGCGTATTTGCAAGACAAAGCTACATTGCACTTTGAGTGTGAGTTGCCAAAAGTTGACCACGGTCACTACTTCTTTGCCCCGCGTTTATACGAGATTAGCGATCTATCGGTACTAAAAGAAGAAGTCTTTGGCCCATGTGTGCACGTTATTCGCTACAAAGCTGAAGAGTTGGATAACGTTATCGAACAAATCAATGGCACCGGTTTTGGTCTAACAATGGGTATTCACACCCGCATTGAAGAAAAGAGTCGATATTTGGCTCAGCAATCTCGCGCCGGTAATGTCTATGTAAACCGCAACATGATTGGTGCAGTGGTTGGCGTACAACCGTTTGGTGGCCGAGGCTTATCAGGTACTGGTCCAAAAGCGGGCGGTCCAATGTACTTAACCCGTTTGGTTAAAAGTATTAACCCGGTAAGTGAAAACCACTTAACGGATGAACAAAAAGCTAAGCTAGAAAGTCAGTTTAATGACTTTTCAACGTCGGCGTGGAAAATTGGCGCTAAATTACAAAACGCCAAAAACGATGAACTGAAATGGCGTTACACCGACTTAACGGTGCGAGTATCTATTGTTCGTCAGTTGCTTGCTCAATTAGCTGAAAGTAAGTTGTTTAAATCCCACGAAGCGGAACTTGAACACGTACTTGACGAAGCGCGCGCTCAACTGACCATGATAGAGAAAGCGTTGGCCAAGCCGACAACGCTACCAGGGCCAACTGGTGAGTCTAACAAGCTGTATCTTGAGCCACGAGGAGTGGTTAGCGTAATCCGCGACCAAGATACCAGCTTTTCTTACTGGTTGTTAGCGGTGGTCTCGGCACTGGCATCAGGTAACAATGTCATCGCCATGGTCGATGAGCAGTACTTGGATGAAGCACAAGCGTGCGAGACGGTATTAACCGAGCTGGGTTTAGTAACCGGTATATTCCAAGCAGTGTCGCTAAACCATTTACCGACGGTACTTGACAATAGTCACCTAAGCGGAGCCGTGATTGCCAGTAACTCGCGTTTGAAGCAATTGATCAATGAGCGTTTGGCAGCTCGCACTGGGGCGATATTGCCTCTTATTACGGCTGACAACAATCGCACTCTGTTTGAGCGTTTAGTGACTGAGAAAACCATCACTATCGATACAACGGCAGCAGGTGGTAATGCGTCGCTAATGACGATGGAAATTGACGAGTAG
- a CDS encoding Lpp/OprI family alanine-zipper lipoprotein, with translation MKKLITLSGAVLTLALTGCASSDDMEDVGPTVNDKLDSLMAQVDSLSAEHASLRADQAKTMAVAEDAKDMAEVAAEEAAKANDRIDNVVSSYKK, from the coding sequence ATGAAAAAGTTAATTACGCTTTCAGGTGCGGTGTTAACCCTAGCTTTAACTGGGTGCGCTTCATCTGATGATATGGAAGATGTAGGCCCTACAGTGAATGACAAACTTGATAGCTTAATGGCTCAAGTTGATTCACTGTCAGCAGAACACGCAAGCTTGCGAGCTGATCAAGCTAAAACTATGGCTGTCGCAGAAGACGCGAAAGACATGGCAGAAGTTGCGGCAGAAGAAGCCGCAAAAGCCAATGATCGTATTGACAACGTCGTAAGTTCATACAAAAAGTAA
- a CDS encoding L,D-transpeptidase family protein, which produces MNKISYSLIGFCLLFINLTSEALEFDLPEGKSRLVGEITHYTVQQGDYFQKIAEQFHVGFLALMEANPGVDPMRPEPGSELVIPTQMILPYGNNEGIVINLSELRLYFFDQQKQKVHVFPVGIGKIGHMTPTLIDKITEKRTNPNWFPTADHRKEYLAKHGVEMPRMIPAGPNNPLGDYAMRIGTSAYLIHGTNQRFGIGMRASAGCIRMYPQDIEWLFKNSPPGTPVKIIDSPIKMTYHDQQTRIVEVHSPLTDDNGEVPSLLPLSDGVKKFIGDSPNHLQQIEQLIMNPTGVPVQIRSPAPM; this is translated from the coding sequence ATGAATAAAATATCGTATTCTTTAATCGGTTTTTGCTTGTTATTCATTAACTTAACAAGTGAGGCTCTTGAATTTGACCTACCTGAAGGCAAAAGTCGCTTGGTCGGTGAGATCACCCATTACACCGTGCAACAAGGTGACTACTTTCAAAAAATTGCCGAACAATTTCACGTTGGTTTCCTAGCACTGATGGAAGCCAACCCCGGTGTTGACCCCATGCGCCCGGAACCGGGCAGTGAGCTTGTTATTCCCACACAAATGATTTTGCCGTATGGCAACAACGAGGGCATTGTTATTAATCTGTCGGAGTTGCGTCTGTATTTCTTTGATCAACAGAAGCAAAAAGTGCATGTATTTCCCGTCGGCATTGGCAAAATAGGCCATATGACACCGACTCTTATTGATAAGATTACCGAAAAGCGCACCAATCCCAATTGGTTTCCTACGGCAGATCACCGCAAAGAATACCTCGCCAAGCACGGTGTGGAAATGCCGCGTATGATCCCAGCAGGACCAAACAATCCATTGGGCGATTACGCCATGCGCATTGGCACCAGCGCCTATCTCATTCACGGAACCAATCAGCGATTTGGTATTGGAATGCGCGCAAGTGCCGGGTGTATTCGCATGTATCCGCAAGATATAGAGTGGCTATTTAAAAATTCACCACCGGGGACACCGGTAAAAATTATCGACTCGCCAATTAAAATGACCTATCACGACCAACAAACCCGCATCGTTGAGGTACACTCCCCTCTAACCGATGACAACGGTGAGGTACCAAGCCTGTTACCGTTATCCGATGGCGTCAAAAAATTTATCGGCGACAGCCCGAATCACTTACAGCAAATCGAACAATTGATCATGAACCCAACCGGCGTGCCAGTGCAGATACGCTCGCCGGCGCCGATGTAA
- a CDS encoding class II aldolase/adducin family protein, which produces MDKLVERNLQNLVSEQEWQTRVDLAACYRLVAHMGWDDLIYTHISARIGDSKQFLINPFGVAFDEVTASNLVKIDIQGNILDGSELAINPAGFTIHSAIHEVRHDATCVIHLHTPATICVASQQQGLLPLSQYAMFSLASLSYHDYEGLAVNLDERKRLQDDLANTNHMLLPNHGALTLGPTIGDAFMRFYDLQRACEIQLAMQASGQPIVPVKQHIIDSVYKQANIVHSGQTGGQKAWPAMLRKAKRLFPDFAR; this is translated from the coding sequence GTGGACAAATTAGTCGAGCGCAATTTGCAAAATTTGGTGAGTGAGCAGGAATGGCAAACTCGCGTTGATTTAGCCGCCTGCTATCGCTTGGTGGCACATATGGGATGGGACGATTTAATTTATACCCACATTTCGGCGCGCATTGGTGACAGTAAACAATTTCTCATCAATCCATTTGGCGTCGCTTTCGATGAGGTGACCGCCTCTAATTTGGTGAAAATTGATATACAAGGCAACATACTTGACGGCTCTGAATTAGCGATTAACCCTGCTGGCTTCACCATTCACAGTGCGATTCACGAAGTGCGTCACGACGCGACATGCGTTATTCACTTGCATACTCCTGCGACAATTTGCGTCGCCTCACAGCAACAGGGCTTGTTGCCACTTAGCCAATACGCGATGTTTTCTCTTGCTAGCCTCAGTTACCATGACTACGAGGGCTTGGCGGTAAATCTCGACGAGCGAAAGCGCTTGCAAGATGACTTGGCCAATACAAACCATATGTTATTGCCAAATCACGGTGCACTGACCCTTGGACCAACGATTGGCGATGCGTTTATGCGCTTTTACGATTTACAACGCGCATGTGAAATTCAATTGGCCATGCAGGCCAGCGGACAGCCTATTGTACCGGTAAAGCAACACATAATAGACAGTGTTTACAAACAAGCCAATATTGTTCACAGTGGTCAAACAGGTGGGCAAAAAGCTTGGCCAGCAATGCTGCGCAAAGCCAAACGGTTGTTCCCAGATTTTGCACGGTAA
- a CDS encoding mandelate racemase/muconate lactonizing enzyme family protein, protein MKVNRVEIFDIHCPKRDVWNPVFVRIHTDEGISGVGEAGLAYDLGHSAAANMIKEIAEAMLIGHDPFNTELLWQRMLRESFWGLGGGPVIYAAMSAIDTALWDIKAKALNVPVYQLLGGKVNSQLRTYASQLQFDWDQQVNRLFDPEDYGKAAEKAIQQGYDAVKVDPIMYDAKGNCFFERTKLFSQPDMRLFRARLQAIRDAVGDDVDIIFECHSLPSVSTAIQLGELVEEFRCLYFEEPVHYLSADLHQKVADKVNVPIAGGERLYNRWGIKPYMQDLSIDVLQPDVGLCGGFTETKKVCDYADAFDVKIQLHVCGGPVATAASLQLETALSNFLIHEHHTYAIKEWNRELCVQDLQPVNGFFQVSDAPGLGIELNDEIVYRSPHLVVGK, encoded by the coding sequence ATGAAAGTAAATCGCGTTGAAATATTTGATATACACTGCCCGAAACGAGACGTATGGAACCCAGTTTTCGTCCGTATTCACACCGATGAAGGGATTAGCGGTGTCGGTGAAGCAGGACTGGCTTATGACCTTGGCCACAGCGCTGCGGCAAACATGATAAAAGAAATCGCAGAGGCAATGTTAATCGGCCATGATCCGTTTAATACCGAGTTACTGTGGCAGCGAATGTTGCGCGAGAGTTTTTGGGGGCTTGGTGGCGGACCGGTGATCTATGCGGCGATGAGTGCGATTGATACCGCGTTGTGGGATATTAAAGCCAAAGCCTTAAACGTGCCTGTCTACCAATTGCTCGGGGGCAAAGTAAACTCGCAATTGCGCACTTATGCCTCTCAGTTACAGTTTGACTGGGACCAGCAAGTTAATCGCTTGTTTGACCCTGAAGATTACGGTAAAGCTGCAGAAAAAGCGATACAGCAAGGCTATGATGCGGTAAAAGTTGATCCGATCATGTACGACGCCAAGGGCAATTGTTTTTTTGAGCGCACTAAACTGTTTAGTCAACCTGATATGCGCTTGTTTCGCGCCCGCTTACAAGCGATACGCGATGCGGTAGGTGACGATGTTGATATCATTTTTGAGTGCCATTCACTGCCGTCGGTGTCAACCGCCATTCAGCTTGGCGAATTAGTCGAGGAGTTTCGCTGCTTGTACTTTGAGGAGCCAGTGCATTATCTCAGCGCCGACTTACACCAAAAGGTCGCGGATAAAGTCAATGTTCCCATTGCTGGTGGCGAACGACTTTACAATCGCTGGGGTATAAAACCTTACATGCAAGACTTATCCATTGATGTACTGCAACCCGATGTTGGTCTTTGTGGTGGCTTTACTGAAACCAAAAAAGTGTGTGACTATGCGGATGCATTCGATGTTAAGATTCAATTGCACGTCTGTGGTGGCCCCGTCGCAACAGCAGCCTCTTTGCAGTTAGAAACCGCACTGTCTAATTTTTTAATTCACGAGCACCACACGTATGCGATCAAAGAGTGGAATCGCGAGTTGTGCGTACAGGACTTACAACCAGTGAATGGTTTTTTTCAGGTGAGCGACGCTCCCGGCCTCGGCATTGAACTGAATGATGAGATCGTTTACCGATCACCGCATTTGGTGGTCGGTAAATAG
- a CDS encoding amidohydrolase, whose translation MLSKIIDPHVHLFNLEQGDYHWLDSTKPPYWPDKQRICHNYSDTDLKLPNGVQLGAIVHIEAGFDNSRPEREIAWLEQSVQTPLKTIAFADITAFDFGQRLHRLTQYQSVVGIRHILDHQASSILALAQTQQNLRILAEHALLFECQADLTEPTTLDHLLTILADNPALFVVINHCGFAGLPLSQPLHRHLCRLAHTGQVAIKCSGWEMTDRHWCETEMADMVTALLGIFTEQQLMMASNFPLSLLSVDYQTLWQRYLQLPVNSTTLQKICHDNSKRIYGL comes from the coding sequence GTGCTCAGTAAGATTATTGACCCACATGTGCACTTATTTAATCTCGAGCAAGGAGATTATCACTGGCTCGACAGCACTAAACCGCCTTATTGGCCGGATAAACAGCGCATTTGTCACAATTACAGCGATACAGATTTAAAACTGCCAAACGGTGTGCAATTAGGCGCGATAGTGCACATTGAAGCAGGCTTTGACAATAGTCGTCCAGAGCGCGAAATAGCATGGCTTGAACAAAGCGTCCAAACACCGCTCAAAACCATCGCCTTTGCCGATATAACCGCCTTCGATTTTGGCCAGCGGTTACACCGCTTAACCCAGTACCAAAGCGTTGTTGGTATCCGCCATATCCTCGACCACCAAGCCTCATCTATTTTAGCGCTAGCACAAACGCAGCAAAACCTTCGCATATTAGCCGAGCACGCATTGCTATTTGAGTGCCAAGCAGATTTAACTGAGCCAACAACTCTAGACCATTTATTAACTATCCTGGCTGATAATCCCGCGCTGTTCGTGGTTATCAACCACTGTGGTTTTGCGGGTTTGCCCTTATCGCAGCCATTGCATCGCCACCTCTGTCGACTTGCCCATACGGGCCAAGTAGCAATCAAATGCTCTGGCTGGGAAATGACCGACCGGCATTGGTGCGAGACCGAGATGGCTGATATGGTGACCGCCTTGTTGGGTATTTTTACTGAGCAACAGCTGATGATGGCCAGTAATTTTCCGCTGTCGTTGTTGTCGGTGGATTACCAGACGCTGTGGCAACGCTACTTGCAACTGCCAGTTAACAGTACAACCTTGCAAAAAATTTGTCACGATAACTCCAAACGCATCTACGGCTTGTAG
- a CDS encoding SDR family NAD(P)-dependent oxidoreductase, protein MNQSPQQNVCIVTGGSSGIGLAICQAFVDANYQVYNLDIQPSAVGHYIECDMRDQVKVKQAITDIITQCKRIDVLISNAGMHYSATIENTSMDAFERVFSLNVKGAISATQAVLPMMKQQRNGVVLYIASDQALIGKTGSFAYNLSKHALASMAKTTALDYASFNIRANAICPGTIETPLYHQAIDNYCQKSGENKQRVHLEEASLQPLNRLGQPEEVAQYALFLASDKACFITGSLQVIDGGYTAK, encoded by the coding sequence ATGAATCAATCCCCCCAACAAAATGTATGTATTGTCACCGGAGGCTCTTCTGGTATCGGTTTGGCGATTTGCCAAGCGTTTGTCGATGCAAATTACCAGGTGTACAATTTAGATATTCAACCATCTGCCGTTGGTCATTACATCGAGTGCGATATGCGCGACCAAGTAAAGGTCAAGCAAGCCATCACAGATATTATCACTCAGTGTAAACGCATTGATGTGCTTATTTCCAATGCCGGCATGCATTATTCGGCAACCATTGAAAATACCTCTATGGATGCTTTCGAGCGAGTTTTTTCGTTAAACGTCAAAGGAGCCATTAGCGCGACACAAGCGGTATTACCGATGATGAAACAACAACGCAACGGCGTTGTTTTGTACATCGCTTCCGATCAGGCACTGATCGGTAAAACCGGCTCGTTTGCTTACAATTTGTCAAAACATGCGCTCGCTTCAATGGCCAAAACCACCGCTTTAGATTACGCTTCGTTCAACATTCGAGCCAACGCCATTTGCCCAGGCACGATTGAAACGCCGCTGTATCACCAAGCCATCGATAACTACTGCCAAAAAAGCGGTGAAAACAAGCAGCGAGTGCACCTTGAAGAAGCGTCACTGCAACCGCTAAATCGACTCGGACAACCTGAGGAAGTCGCGCAGTATGCGTTGTTTTTAGCATCCGACAAGGCCTGTTTTATTACTGGCTCACTGCAGGTTATTGATGGTGGCTACACAGCCAAATAG
- a CDS encoding NRDE family protein, protein MCILFIAIQQHPDYPLIVAANRDEFHRRPSQQAHVWLSDESIIAGKDLQQGGTWLGVNQRGQFAALTNIRDTSAHRDEALSRGNLVVNALTNRLNRASLNANYMNYNPFNLVFSEQDTLWYFHSQSAQFSRLEPGFHAICNGKMDDVWPKMAHGEQALEALINAAKQRAMVPDSEQLFTLLTNKQQAPEHLLPNTGVGLQLEKMLSSIFITSDDYGTRSSCVLLRDKYSKVRFYERTYNRQGAVVGEQQFVTHGQH, encoded by the coding sequence ATGTGCATTTTATTTATTGCGATACAACAACACCCAGATTACCCGTTAATTGTCGCGGCTAATCGCGATGAATTTCATCGTCGGCCGAGCCAACAAGCCCATGTGTGGCTGAGCGATGAGTCAATCATTGCCGGCAAGGATTTGCAGCAAGGCGGCACTTGGCTTGGGGTTAATCAACGCGGTCAATTTGCCGCATTAACCAACATCCGTGACACTAGCGCTCACCGCGATGAGGCGCTAAGCCGCGGTAATTTAGTGGTAAACGCCTTAACCAATCGCCTTAATCGCGCATCGCTTAATGCAAACTATATGAACTACAATCCGTTTAATTTAGTTTTCAGCGAACAAGATACACTGTGGTATTTTCACAGCCAGAGCGCACAGTTTAGTCGCTTAGAACCCGGGTTTCACGCCATTTGCAATGGTAAGATGGATGACGTTTGGCCCAAAATGGCACATGGTGAGCAGGCGTTAGAAGCGTTAATTAATGCGGCAAAACAACGCGCTATGGTCCCGGATAGTGAGCAGCTATTCACGCTTTTAACCAATAAACAACAAGCGCCTGAGCATTTACTCCCCAATACAGGAGTTGGCTTGCAATTAGAAAAAATGTTGTCGAGTATTTTTATCACCTCTGACGACTATGGAACGCGATCCAGCTGTGTTTTGCTGCGCGATAAATACTCAAAGGTGCGCTTTTACGAGCGTACCTATAATCGACAAGGTGCCGTTGTTGGAGAGCAACAATTTGTCACTCATGGCCAACATTAA
- a CDS encoding threonine/serine exporter ThrE family protein, whose amino-acid sequence MEDRTVALKPDSFTQKRHFIIALGKMLHRYGATTYRLENHLKSVSKLLDVPASFVLTPTSLTFVLYNIEDQQEYNFIVRVDPGGIDLASLSHTNQLVEELSSGQRTLNEAIQRLQEIEKMPPPYPAFLTFLGFGASSGAFAMLLGTSWNDIFWSTLLGFVVFLLVLWSERSKGIANALEPLSSIVTALLASAITLIDPTVNAPLVILSSIIPFIPGLSLTTGLSELAERHLISGTAKIMDAIMVLFKLYFGAILGLTIGNLMWGAVEMVEVDHVPAWTAWLAVLILSSSLVITFKTRPRHAFWGILCGFIAFGSSAWADLYLGASLSAFVGAFAIGIYSSMFARIGKEPAAVVLLHGLVVLVPGSKVYIGLNTMITGSEIIRADHIGSQTFLIFMSLVAGLIFANVALRPKDAL is encoded by the coding sequence ATGGAAGATAGGACAGTTGCATTGAAACCGGACTCGTTTACACAAAAGCGTCACTTTATTATTGCCTTAGGTAAAATGTTGCATCGTTACGGTGCCACTACCTATCGCTTAGAGAACCACTTAAAAAGTGTGTCCAAACTGCTTGATGTGCCTGCGTCTTTTGTACTCACTCCGACATCGTTAACTTTTGTACTGTACAATATTGAAGATCAACAAGAATACAACTTCATTGTCAGAGTCGATCCTGGCGGTATCGATTTGGCTTCGCTGTCTCACACCAACCAGTTGGTTGAAGAATTATCATCGGGACAGCGCACCCTTAATGAAGCAATTCAACGCCTACAAGAAATTGAAAAGATGCCACCGCCCTACCCGGCCTTTCTCACTTTTCTGGGCTTTGGTGCATCCAGTGGTGCTTTTGCCATGCTGCTCGGCACATCGTGGAATGATATCTTTTGGTCGACTCTACTGGGTTTTGTCGTATTCTTGCTGGTACTCTGGTCTGAGCGTTCAAAGGGGATAGCCAATGCCCTTGAGCCATTATCTAGTATTGTCACCGCGCTGTTAGCCAGTGCCATAACCTTAATTGATCCAACGGTTAATGCTCCATTGGTCATTCTCTCGAGTATCATCCCTTTTATTCCTGGCTTATCGTTGACCACGGGACTGAGCGAGCTTGCCGAACGACATCTAATTTCGGGAACTGCAAAAATTATGGATGCTATCATGGTACTGTTTAAGCTGTACTTTGGTGCAATCTTAGGGTTAACCATAGGTAATTTAATGTGGGGAGCGGTTGAAATGGTTGAAGTCGACCACGTCCCTGCTTGGACGGCGTGGCTTGCGGTACTTATTTTGTCGTCATCCTTGGTGATTACCTTTAAAACCAGACCTCGACACGCATTTTGGGGCATTTTGTGTGGTTTTATCGCCTTCGGTTCAAGCGCTTGGGCAGACTTATACTTAGGCGCTTCATTAAGTGCCTTTGTTGGAGCCTTCGCCATTGGTATATATTCGAGTATGTTTGCTCGTATCGGCAAAGAGCCTGCGGCGGTTGTACTGTTGCACGGCCTAGTTGTGTTGGTACCGGGTTCAAAAGTCTACATCGGTTTAAACACGATGATCACCGGTAGTGAAATTATTCGCGCCGACCACATTGGCTCACAAACGTTTTTAATCTTTATGTCATTAGTGGCGGGACTGATATTTGCCAATGTGGCTCTGCGGCCAAAAGACGCGTTGTAA